Proteins encoded by one window of Enterococcus faecalis:
- the miaA gene encoding tRNA (adenosine(37)-N6)-dimethylallyltransferase MiaA has product MEKVLVIVGPTAVGKTALSIALAKKFNGEIISGDSMQVYRSLDIGTAKVTETEKEEIPHHLIDCREVSETYSAADFQKEGRQKIKEITEKGKLPIIVGGTGLYIQSLLYDFQLGSREIDDSPEIRETYNLFAEEKGNQALWQLLQQKDPLAADSIHFNNRKKVIRALEVFDKTGYSILTPKEKPARLYDYYLLGLETDRALLYERINQRVDQMMTEGLLEEAKQMFQQPHAQAAQGIGYKEFFPYFSGEQSLEMAVETVKQQSRRYAKRQLTWFRNRMAAHWWDLVQQPTDLPKLEKEVAEWLQQKESE; this is encoded by the coding sequence TTGGAGAAAGTATTAGTTATTGTAGGACCCACTGCGGTGGGGAAAACAGCATTAAGTATTGCTTTAGCAAAAAAATTTAATGGTGAAATTATTAGCGGTGACTCCATGCAAGTTTATCGCTCGTTAGACATTGGCACCGCTAAAGTCACAGAAACAGAAAAAGAAGAGATTCCTCACCATTTAATTGATTGCCGTGAAGTCAGCGAAACATATTCTGCTGCTGATTTTCAGAAAGAGGGTCGTCAAAAAATCAAAGAAATTACTGAAAAAGGGAAACTACCAATTATCGTTGGAGGAACAGGTTTGTATATTCAATCACTCCTTTATGATTTTCAACTAGGAAGTCGTGAGATAGATGACTCGCCTGAAATTAGAGAAACGTACAATTTATTTGCGGAAGAAAAAGGGAATCAAGCCTTATGGCAGTTATTACAACAAAAGGATCCTCTAGCGGCTGACAGTATCCATTTTAATAATCGCAAAAAAGTCATTCGTGCGTTAGAGGTCTTTGATAAAACCGGTTATAGTATTTTGACTCCGAAGGAAAAACCAGCTCGTCTCTATGATTATTATTTATTAGGTTTGGAAACAGATCGCGCTTTATTGTATGAGCGTATTAATCAGCGGGTGGATCAAATGATGACAGAAGGACTGTTGGAAGAAGCAAAACAGATGTTTCAGCAACCACATGCACAAGCAGCTCAAGGTATTGGCTATAAAGAATTTTTCCCGTATTTTTCCGGTGAACAATCATTAGAGATGGCGGTTGAAACAGTCAAACAGCAATCGCGGCGATATGCCAAACGTCAATTGACTTGGTTTAGAAATCGAATGGCTGCGCATTGGTGGGATTTGGTTCAGCAGCCAACAGATTTGCCCAAGTTGGAAAAAGAAGTAGCGGAATGGCTACAACAGAAGGAGAGTGAGTAG
- a CDS encoding glycerophosphodiester phosphodiesterase, translating into MTDIIAHRGSKGTHPENTCIAFREAVRIGAEGIELDVHLSKDGYLIVMHDETVDRTTDGHGEIQQLTLNELKQLDAGSWFQKNPSVQCVPTLEDVLNCLVEEQFNGFLNIELKTDIIHYEGIEKKVVQQMNQKNWPFRYLYSSFYFPSLVKLKKADPKTEIAFIYESAEDLSQAGPAFALVDSLHPKMSWMLAHEKELITIGKPLRPWTVNRMEEMENCFQLKLAGVHTDFPEEAKFARQNWQEEGET; encoded by the coding sequence ATGACAGATATTATTGCACATCGAGGAAGTAAAGGCACCCATCCTGAAAATACGTGTATTGCTTTCAGAGAGGCTGTTCGTATTGGTGCTGAAGGAATTGAATTAGACGTTCACCTATCTAAAGATGGTTATTTAATCGTTATGCATGATGAAACGGTGGATCGTACGACAGATGGTCATGGTGAAATCCAACAGTTAACATTAAACGAATTAAAACAACTAGACGCTGGAAGCTGGTTTCAGAAAAATCCTTCTGTTCAATGTGTTCCAACATTGGAAGATGTTTTAAATTGTCTTGTAGAAGAACAATTCAATGGTTTTTTGAATATTGAACTTAAAACGGATATTATCCATTATGAAGGAATTGAGAAAAAAGTCGTCCAACAAATGAATCAAAAAAACTGGCCGTTTCGTTATTTATATTCCAGTTTTTATTTTCCAAGTTTAGTTAAATTAAAAAAAGCTGATCCTAAGACAGAAATTGCCTTTATTTATGAATCTGCAGAGGATTTAAGTCAAGCAGGACCGGCATTCGCGCTTGTCGATAGTTTACATCCAAAAATGTCTTGGATGTTGGCTCATGAAAAAGAACTTATCACAATTGGCAAACCGCTGCGGCCGTGGACTGTTAATCGGATGGAAGAAATGGAAAATTGTTTTCAGCTAAAATTGGCGGGTGTTCATACGGATTTTCCTGAAGAAGCAAAATTTGCTCGTCAAAATTGGCAAGAAGAAGGAGAAACATAA
- a CDS encoding GDP-mannose 4,6-dehydratase produces the protein MESFLITGGAGFIGSTLANYYSKDNQVVVIDDLSMGQTENLNVSENITFIEGSVTDQQLMEKVLREYQFDYIFHLAAIASVADSVARPVETHQVNFESVLQLLELIRKYQKDLKRLVFASSAAVYGDEPTLPKQEESVIRPLTPYAVDKFASEKYVLNYCHLYDVPTSAVRFFNVYGPNQNPNSPYSGVISIVMDSYKRLLANQEVTFNIFGDGKQSRDFVFVEDVVQALNLVAHSDQSLGEVYNVGTGKATDLNELISSLNDIMKVTLPVEYKEARAGDIKDSLADISKLRAIGYKPKYSIQSGLDKYVNYELKD, from the coding sequence GTGGAATCATTCCTAATCACAGGCGGTGCCGGCTTTATCGGCTCAACCTTAGCAAATTATTATAGTAAAGACAATCAAGTTGTGGTCATTGATGATTTATCAATGGGCCAAACTGAAAATTTAAATGTATCTGAAAATATCACGTTCATTGAAGGTAGCGTGACTGATCAACAATTAATGGAAAAAGTACTGCGAGAGTATCAGTTCGATTACATTTTTCACTTAGCCGCGATTGCTAGTGTAGCAGACTCAGTAGCACGTCCAGTGGAAACACACCAAGTGAATTTTGAGAGTGTGTTACAATTACTGGAATTAATTCGGAAATACCAGAAAGATTTAAAACGTTTGGTGTTTGCTTCTTCTGCAGCGGTTTATGGTGATGAGCCAACTTTACCAAAACAGGAAGAATCAGTAATTCGTCCATTAACGCCTTATGCAGTGGATAAATTTGCTTCTGAAAAATATGTTTTAAACTATTGTCATTTATATGATGTTCCAACAAGCGCTGTTCGCTTCTTTAACGTTTATGGGCCAAACCAAAATCCTAATTCGCCTTATTCTGGCGTTATTTCGATTGTGATGGACTCTTACAAACGCTTATTAGCCAATCAAGAAGTGACATTCAATATCTTTGGCGATGGAAAACAATCCCGTGATTTTGTCTTTGTTGAGGACGTGGTTCAAGCGTTGAATCTTGTCGCTCATTCTGACCAATCACTTGGGGAAGTGTATAATGTCGGAACAGGGAAAGCAACCGATTTAAATGAGTTAATTTCTTCTTTAAATGATATTATGAAAGTCACTTTGCCAGTTGAATACAAAGAAGCACGAGCTGGGGACATCAAAGATTCCTTAGCGGATATATCTAAATTACGTGCCATTGGTTATAAACCGAAATATAGTATTCAATCTGGTTTAGATAAATACGTTAATTATGAATTAAAAGATTAA
- a CDS encoding oligosaccharide flippase family protein encodes MQKKSRLEYSIINSSISTIIFILTIGIQFISRTIFIRFLGIEYLGLNGLFTNILSMLSLAELGVGTSIIFSLYKPLQQEDTATIKALMHLYKKIYNIIGIAIGIIGCLLIPFLPVIVGKDVGIPNIQLLYLLFLANSVFSYFFTYNRSLLNADQLGYLNVINTFAYLVVATVIQVFVLYTTGNYALYLLIQIICTVISNIDISLRVKKRYKHVFQYQEIKKLDRETIKILKQNTIGNLSNKIGSVVVLSTDNILISIFVNLAAVGRYSNYVLIVNSIKGIFNQFTNSITASIGSVAVSDDRENGREIFFRHYFINFILIYFATIVMFLSIQPFISWWVGSSYQLDNFIFTLIILNFVIGVFRNSAQVFIAAYGLAWIQRWKSVVESILNIVFSLIFLLIFDMGIAGVILATILSSLTSVSWYEPYVVLKYGIHDRFGKYLFVTLKYCIALGLGILATYPLFSLISATTLLSIILRSLAGIVIGAIVFVILFYRTAEFKFVISIFNSLITKLKKRH; translated from the coding sequence ATGCAAAAAAAATCACGTTTAGAATATTCTATTATTAATTCTAGCATCTCAACAATAATATTTATTTTGACCATAGGAATTCAGTTTATTTCTAGAACGATATTCATTCGCTTTTTAGGAATTGAATACTTAGGACTAAACGGCTTATTTACAAATATACTTAGTATGTTGTCATTAGCCGAATTAGGTGTTGGAACCTCAATCATTTTCTCATTATACAAACCATTGCAACAAGAGGATACTGCAACAATTAAAGCTTTAATGCATCTATATAAAAAAATATACAATATAATCGGTATAGCAATAGGTATCATAGGTTGTTTACTCATTCCTTTTTTACCTGTGATAGTCGGTAAAGATGTAGGTATCCCGAATATTCAGCTTTTATATTTATTATTTTTAGCCAACTCCGTTTTCAGCTATTTCTTTACTTATAACCGCTCATTGCTTAATGCAGATCAGCTTGGATACCTCAATGTGATTAACACGTTTGCTTATTTAGTTGTCGCTACAGTTATTCAGGTGTTCGTATTATACACAACGGGCAATTACGCACTTTATTTACTTATTCAAATTATTTGTACAGTAATTTCAAACATTGATATTTCTCTGCGAGTAAAAAAAAGATACAAACACGTATTTCAATATCAAGAAATAAAAAAATTGGATAGAGAAACTATTAAGATTTTAAAACAAAATACCATTGGAAATCTTTCTAATAAAATTGGTTCTGTCGTTGTTTTGAGTACAGATAATATCTTAATTTCCATATTTGTTAATTTAGCTGCAGTAGGACGTTACTCCAACTATGTGTTAATTGTAAATAGTATTAAAGGTATTTTCAACCAGTTTACTAATTCTATAACAGCCAGCATTGGAAGCGTAGCCGTCTCAGATGACAGAGAAAATGGTCGTGAAATATTTTTTAGACACTATTTTATAAATTTTATTCTGATTTATTTTGCAACGATTGTTATGTTCTTATCTATACAACCATTCATATCTTGGTGGGTAGGCTCTTCTTACCAACTAGATAATTTCATTTTCACTTTAATCATCTTAAACTTTGTTATTGGCGTTTTTAGAAATTCTGCGCAAGTATTCATAGCTGCATATGGTTTAGCTTGGATTCAAAGATGGAAATCTGTTGTGGAGTCCATTTTAAACATCGTATTTTCTTTAATTTTCTTATTAATTTTCGATATGGGTATCGCTGGAGTTATTTTAGCCACTATCTTATCTTCTCTAACCTCAGTTTCTTGGTATGAACCTTATGTAGTCTTAAAATATGGTATTCATGATAGATTTGGCAAGTATTTGTTTGTCACTTTAAAGTATTGCATAGCCTTAGGATTAGGTATTCTAGCTACTTATCCATTATTTAGTTTGAT